The following are encoded together in the Magnetococcales bacterium genome:
- a CDS encoding DUF2778 domain-containing protein, whose product MGFDEDEHRNRVYQILETGSNKMNNANTEYDQYLAANETRQRLRWLTGLNPANESLVVHATGDPVHMEYLGDDIDLTMRQRDSTTLRRITKNLEDTHDFYRKYFGMDAPSRQSDPDSMYLHKSAWKTFNELGQFLGGQGNQNNTQTQSWPQQAAMMTQTQQQPMPTLPPQEYSTGGGGSTGLSRVPGAMHAAYMTEAGNRIVNQVKESVRNVGQSLSQMMSVPKTTRVVSVFPGVAEPPEPGVKSWLAFNGDELAHFVDGKKVKSWAGVSGKDEFQDAKYQDMAAMGPIPEGKWDVKQKNHQKFNDLTMSEQATSWIGGGLRALKVDKILKKNIGKWPGGTVSWGDHRVWLKPAPGVETYNRSGFTIHGGWTPGSAGCIDLTDKMDDFADWFMKHGQDVPLYVKYGKNRK is encoded by the coding sequence ATGGGTTTCGACGAAGATGAGCATAGGAACCGGGTCTATCAAATTCTGGAAACCGGCAGCAACAAGATGAACAATGCCAACACGGAATATGACCAATATCTGGCTGCCAATGAGACACGCCAACGCTTGCGATGGCTGACCGGTCTGAATCCCGCCAATGAAAGTTTGGTGGTGCATGCAACCGGAGATCCGGTGCATATGGAATATCTTGGGGATGATATTGATCTGACCATGCGGCAACGCGACTCGACCACCTTGCGTCGTATCACGAAAAATCTGGAGGATACGCATGATTTTTACCGAAAGTATTTCGGTATGGATGCGCCTTCCCGCCAGTCTGATCCGGACAGCATGTATCTTCACAAGTCAGCCTGGAAAACCTTCAATGAGTTGGGCCAGTTTCTGGGCGGGCAAGGGAATCAAAACAACACCCAGACCCAATCCTGGCCGCAACAGGCTGCCATGATGACCCAGACCCAACAGCAGCCGATGCCGACACTGCCTCCTCAGGAGTACAGTACAGGAGGGGGTGGATCAACTGGGTTGTCCAGAGTGCCCGGGGCGATGCATGCAGCTTACATGACGGAAGCAGGCAATCGGATTGTCAACCAGGTGAAGGAGTCTGTACGAAATGTTGGTCAATCATTGAGCCAGATGATGTCCGTACCCAAAACGACCCGAGTGGTATCTGTGTTTCCTGGTGTTGCAGAGCCACCAGAGCCAGGAGTCAAAAGTTGGCTGGCCTTCAATGGGGATGAACTTGCGCATTTTGTGGATGGCAAGAAGGTCAAAAGCTGGGCGGGTGTGTCGGGAAAAGATGAGTTTCAAGATGCAAAATATCAAGACATGGCAGCGATGGGCCCAATACCTGAGGGTAAGTGGGATGTCAAACAAAAAAATCACCAGAAGTTTAATGATCTTACCATGTCAGAGCAAGCTACGTCGTGGATTGGAGGAGGGCTTAGAGCTTTAAAAGTTGATAAAATCCTCAAGAAAAATATAGGAAAATGGCCAGGGGGAACAGTATCATGGGGTGATCATCGTGTTTGGTTGAAACCTGCGCCAGGAGTGGAGACCTATAATCGTTCCGGGTTTACGATTCATGGGGGGTGGACTCCTGGTTCAGCAGGGTGCATTGATTTGACAGACAAAATGGATGAC